The genomic stretch AAAATACCATTTAGTTTATTTTTGTGTACCGTCACTACTACAATACTATTTATCATCACGGTTGTTAAAAGGGTTTCACAACGGTTGAACATATCTGGTTACGAAGGGCGTCTTAAAAATCACATCACTTTTCACTAGTGTTAGAATACTGACTGAGGTGAAAAATGTTTGGTCCTTGGTTTAAATCTCAAcgaaaatattttgaaatttataagATGATATGTTCACCATAGTTGGAGTAATACCGAATGTGATATATCTTTAGGGTTACTTTTCACCACTTTAAGATTAAACAACATGCCTAAACACTTTAGGACAAAATGCCCAAAGAGACCACAAAATAGACAAACATGAGAAAAAATGTGATTATTGTCAAATAACATTCCGATAATTAGTATTTGTAATTGACtaaattgaaagaaaaaaatatttattattatgattttttattttaatatttgtTGATGATTAAGTAtgttttttaattaatatttattaaaaCATTTACATTTTTTTATAAACACATATCTTTTCTCTGATAAATTTATATTCTATTATGGTCAAATGTCGAAtccaatataaaaataaattctTTTTTTATTTGAGATGAAAATGAAGAAATAGATGAAAAAAATTTAGACAAACAACAATTGTCTTCATTCATTAATAGttaattatatatatttatattgtttTTATCTATTAaaattgttattttgttattcATAATATCTAAATGCATAAAGTTTTCTGTGTATCTTGTACTTATAAATAAATATTTACAATTgattaaattaaaataaatcattgcaaaatattttttatttaaaaaaactTACTAAATAAATCATTAACTTTATCATATTTAATTGtatttgaaaaatatttattattttataaatGCACATAATAGTTTCCTCTCATCTTTTACTTTATGTCTCTAATATCAAAAAATTAAATAATCATCATTTTTCTTTCATTCGTTTCCTATATATTCTCTTCATCAAATAAAAtataatgaatatgaaaaaaATTATTTCACATAAACAACAATTGTCCTCATTCATTAATAGttaattatatatatttatttgatttttttatctaTTAACGTTGTTATTTTATTACTCATAATATCTAAATGTGTAAAAGCTTTCTTTTATATGTATCTTTTAGTGATAAATAAATCTTTATAATTGATTAAACTAAAAATAAATCATTATGAAATAATTTCTTCTTGTTATAGTTTTAATATTTTACTAATTCTAATGAAGTTATTATTTTAAATCTTTAAAATAACTTTATCATATTTAATTGTAAATTAAATATATTTATGTTATTTTATTGATACACTTAACGAAACTTAATTTTCTTCTATATAATTTTTTTCGTCAAATAAATATGaacaaaattatttaaatttatttttctCAAAAATTAAATAATACTTTTATTTATTAAAAAACTAGATTAAATTTTACATTTTTTTTTACTTACTGAAATGCATCTTCATAAATTTAAATCCACGTTACTTAGTACTTATCAATGTGACATGAGTCACAAAATATAGTTGAATTTATGATAATTTGGTGAAACATTTAAGCCTATCCTTTTATAGTTGTATTTGGTTTTCCATTTGAACAGTTAATGCGAATGTCTTACTAGGAAAACACCAACCGACCAATCATTCTGTTGAATGTGACCTCTTCGGGTTTATATTCAAACTTCCTCGACAGCTTAGCATGCTTGCTTATGGTTTTGTTCTTATAAACCACTATAATCAGCATGTCAAATATCATTATAATAGAAGATATATATGTATGTTAATTATTGTTCTTATGAACTATAATCAGTACTTCAGTTTATGTGTGGAGGGtgttgaatttgaattttggaggtAAATGATTTACACTAAGGTTAAAAAGGTTGAAAGTACGAGTAAAGTGTAAGAGACACATGGGGTTCTGTTACATTCCATGTGTGGCTCATCAGAGTATCATAACTCCAACAATCACAAAAGCCAAACCATTACCAACTGGTTGTACAAACGATCGAGTACATTGGCGAGAGAGAAAACGCGGCCTTGAATAGGAGAAATTACAATTTGAACTTCCACACATTTTGAGGGACACACAATATTAATTAATGAGTAAATTGACACATGGAGGAGGAAGTTATAATTAGTTTTTTCGATCGTGGTGTCACAGTGATGATGGTGTGGAGATTTGAATATTTATAAGTGGGAGAATTTTCAATGTTCCTGATGCTCCTTTTAACCCACCTATTACGTTAATATGTTGAATGAGTATGTGATGTGTCTTTAAAAAATGTGTTACTCTAaaagaagaagtctcacaatATTTCTGATGTTCCTCCTAATGACCCAACACGTGGTATCACAAACCTTTGATTTGAGAAATGGACCAACTTATTTGTATTGAAAGTCAACGACGTCACAAGGGTagtgaataagaaacgttcctTTGAAGGGTGTCAACGGCGCCAAAAAGGTGGTGAGTAAGAAACATTTCATGCGGTACATcagtttgtggaagtaagaagagtTTTCACTTGGGGAGAGCcttgtggactcacacttgaaGGAGAGTGTTGAGAATGTAGTAAGTATGAATAGTGTGTGTAATAATCCCACATTGTTGAAAATATGGAGACTTGGGCATTTATAGATGAGACAACCTACCCACATATAACCTTAAGATTTTGAGTGagtatgtggtgtgtctctcTCAAAAATGTTACTTTTAAAAAAGAAGTCTTACAATGTTCAATCCCCCTAACAAAAACCTTTCCAATAAATGGAGTGTTCTTAGTCAAATAACCTACTTAACTATATTAGATCACACTCTTCACAATGATGTTTTTTTAGTGGAATTTGTATGATTTTATCTCTGATTTGAAATAATTAGTTTTTATCTAAGATTATAGTTTTCTCTTGATAGTTACTCCAAGATAAGATGCTTTTTTGAGAGAACTTTTTTAGATGTGGAGTGATAACAAATCCAAATGAATCTAATATGTATCGCGTCAAAGTACCATATAATATATAAATGATCTTTTTGTTACTTGTAAGCTGATATTAGGTATGACAAAAGGTCTAGATTCTTTATTTTAGATTTTTAGATCCATTGAAATTAACTACGAGGTTTAAAGTTTATTTTACTTTGGTTTGACACCCTATTATTTGGACTATTTAAAAATCCcataataatttttttctttaTAAAATAAGCAACTTTGGATAAATTGGTGGatataaataattttattatttaaaattgTATTTTGATAAGATTTTTTTGATAGAATGACTTGTGGAACTTGTCTCTGCCTATTATAGAAATTTAAAGATTTGTCTAACAAACTTATGTAAATTTATGTAAGTGATGGTTTGGCCGAAGATATGTGCATTTGTTATCTTTTAGGTTGAGTGTGTTTATGCTCGCTTGACTTATTTTAGGAGTTTTGATCTTGTTATTATTCACGAGAATCTTTtcaattgttttttttttgtatttataGTTTTTGTATTGCTTTAGTTTTTTTGGTCTGCTTAGAACTTTGGTGTTCGAAGATTTCAATTTTTTCTTCTTTTAGAAGATAActtttgtaattatatatatatatatatatatatatatatatatatatatatatatatatatatatatatatatatatatatatatatatatatatatatatatatatatatatgtcacTTAAAAGAAATGCAATATCATTGCATGCAATCACACATGtcttcaccatttgatcaaaaGTTTAAATTAGGATTGTTCAAATAACGGAATTGAGAAAATAACGCTAAGACATACCTTTTGTTCTTTTGTTGGTAAGAAATGAAACACCACCTATAGTCATCAGTGACTTCAAAAAGTAGGTTAATAAACTAACTCTGAGAGTTTTTGCTTTCAGTTTCAATAACTCCAAAAGCTATAGGTAAATATTGATCATTTGAATCACCAAACAACAATCAACAATATTCTATCATATTTATCCTTAATATGACATTCATATAATCCTATAGATGGTGTACATGTCTTTGGCAAAAAAAACacataaaaacaaataaaaacaaatgtAGCACCTTTCAAACCATGGTTGCAAATCTTGTCTAGAACATTCAATGTCTAACTTGAAAGTATTTTTTGGTGAAGCCTTTCTCAATTCACCATCATATAACTATAGGAAACTATATTTCTTGTTATATTCCCATTTAACAACTTTTTTTAGCAAGATGCCTAGATTTTAAAGCCCTACAGTCGGTGATCTCAGTTGCATGCATGAGCCTCACACCTACCACCACCTCAGATAATCTTATCTTGGTATTGTTCCAAAACTTATCAATAATCATTTTTGCAACCCAATCTGCCTTGGCACTTTTATTGAATATATGTATTCAATATTTGTGTCCGGGAAATAATGTCTAAACCATATATGTTGTGGTTTTTACAACCTTATTGCACAATACGGTGTAATTACACTTCTTATGCTTAAAAACCACCCTACACATCCTTGcatcattttttgaaaatataACTTCCTTACCATTCAACAAATTATCCTCTAATAAAGCCTCTTTGAACTCCCTCAGTGAAAAAAATTCCATTccaatattaaaattaaaatccTTAGTCATTGCATCATCTTTATTGAACCTAATCACATTAGGAATATCCTCACAACTATCATCATCTACCCCAATATCAAGTTCATTAGTGAGACACTTTTCTTCTATGACATGTTCATTTCCCATTTCTAGTGTAATAAAGCTATGAATGGTGGTTCACTGGTGGAGGAAGCACCATCAAAACTTAATGTATTTTCAGGTTCACCTACTTCCACACCAACACATATTCCTTCACCAAACCCTTTATCAAAACATTCATTAAATTCATTCATTGTGTCTTCTTCACTATCATCATACACCTATAATGAATTCATCACTTGATTCATCACTTATACCATCACTCGAGTGATCAACCTCCTCAATAAATTCCTTTTCCTTGCTTTCTCTCTCTTACATGATTCATAAATTTGGAATCACATGTAGAGGAATGATGTTTAGTGTATATTTCCACATCACACTTAGTTCCCAAAATAAAATTAGATAATAGCATTGCATAACCATCTTTCATAAATGGCTTTAGGTCTTCTTTCAAACTACCACTCTTATATTTCCACCAAAGTTTCACATAATCAACTTCAAACTCTAAGTCAAGCCCCTTAATTAGGTCAAACAATTCAAAATAGGACCAAAAGTCAGGATCATGGCTATCAAATACATAAACCTCCCCAGCATCGTACCTCAACTTAGTGTTTTTTTTACAAAACAGCTAAATAACtacaaatattattatttacATAATATTACTTACATCCTACacatactctctctctctctcgaaTAAATATAAATCCTTAGAAACTTGCAAGTAACATGCTTGATCTGTTCGGTTGGTAAACCTTATATTAACACACATGTCATTAGACACCTAAAGGAATATAGGTTGTATTTATCACTCCATTATCCAACTTCTCTATAATGAAATGTTTGTAAATCTCAATGTGGTTTCTAGTCATGTAGAACAAAATTCTGTACAATACGAATAACTTATTCATCGTtacaaaagagttaaatatgaCCTTCATAATTTATCATCAAATCATCTAACATTCACAATTTCTCAGGTCATAGCTCTAAAATTCTCTTCAGCTCTTGATCAATTCACTAAAATTTATTTCTTAACTCTCCAAGTAACAATGTTTCTACATAATAAAGTATAATAGTCATAGGACATCTTTGGTCACTTCATGAACTTACATATTCAACATTAACATATGTCTCTATAGTTAGACTTCCACCTTATTGTAAGTAGGAGTCTTCTCTTTGAAGTGACATTGATATATTATAAAACTTGATATACAACTTGCAAATGTTTTACCGTTAGATCATGTATGAGTTGACTCACCAAACTAGAGTAACAATATAATCTAAATTCAGCCAAATGTGTGGTGATAAGTAAAACAACTTCTCTACTTAACTCTATTATTATACTTTGTCAACTTTGACATTTTCCTCCTCATAATCCCTTTTATGATTTGATTCAATGTGAATACTTGTAGATTTTCGTCCAGACTTACTTGTTTCAAGCAAAATATGAAGTATATATTTTCGCCTAACATGCAAAAATGCTTGTTTTTAAAAATGCTACATCAACTCTCAAGAAACAATGACCACAATAATGGAGAACATGATAACAGAAGTCTAATACAAATTTTGCGTACATTGTTAACAATGACCACGACCTCAAGGTCCAATTCTCAATCAATCATGTCACTACTATCTTTGCTCTAGAGAAATGTTGGTTGTAAACTTGTGAATCCTCCCTTGAATGAAAACAATTGTCAAACAAGAAGTCGTAATCATGCATTGCACTCCTTAAAGAATAAACTCAAGTTCTTCAATGAAAATATTTCAACTCCCTCTGAAGATGACAACCTCTTCGACATGTGGGAACGATTCAAAAACATTGTAGTTTCTTAGATCAATTAATGCTTCGATTTTTATCGATATTTCATATCTTTTTCGCACATTGAAACTATCAAATCCTTTGAATCAAAATCAATAATCATTTCTTCTAAGATGACCATTTTTGCATGTATGATCTTTTTCAATAACTTCATTCAGTGCATCACGATGATAAATCGTTAAGTACCTTCTATACCGATCTCAAGCATTTATGGAAAGATCTTAAATCCTTACTAAGTTTATTTACCTGTAGAGTAACTCATTCAAGTAAGAAACAACAATAAAAAGTTCATCACCTTGGTGATTTGCTCACCAAATCTCTAAATCCCATTCTTTCGGAATAGTTTCTAAATTTGACATTAAGTAATTTATACTCAAACTTGAAGAAGAGTATTAGAATTACTTATATTGACTCTGTCTAAAAATTATACTCCTTTAGTTTCAAAACGATGGTCgttttaaaaaaacaaatttttAAAATTAATGTTATTCACTACAAGAAAAACTCCCCCCTGCCACATGATTATCACGTGGCAAAGGTGAAAATCACTTCACTAGTCAAAAATAGCGACGTGTTGATTCACGTCGCTGGAACGCGTGTGGCAACTTTTTGTGACGTGATAAACACGTCGCTAATTTGCCAAAGGCAAATCACGTCGCAACATTTGAAATTTACTTCCTTCTGCGCTTAAACTTTGCCACGTGATATTCATGACACAACTTTGCCACATGAATATCACGTCACAACATTTGAAAATGGATGGTATGTTGCCACATGAAAATCACGTGGCAAATTACCCACGTGATTTACACTTCACaacttaaaaacaaaattaaaataaaagataaaatatattgttattattaaattatattattaataaaagataaaataattaataaataataaaatatagaataattaataattaagtgaaatatttttaaattaaaattacaCATATGAAAATGTATTATAAAAATAGCAAAGTAATTATTTATacaaaaattaatatttaaaactAAATAAATATTACACATCAAATTCGTCGTCATCTACATCGTCTTCACTTGTTCTTTGATTTTGATTTCTACTCATGGACTGCATAAATTGTCTCATTTGCTCCTCCATATCGTGTTGTCTTTTTTTCATTTCCTCTAATTCGGCCTTTAACGCCGCCTCACGCTCCGCCGTCTCTCGTCTAGCCTCTGTTAGAGCCAGTTGCCTCACCGTTTCCATCATTTCAGGTGTCAATTGTGTTGGACGGGACGTTCCTTCCCCACTTGCAACTCTATCAAATAAAGTTCTATCTCCGGTTCTGTAGTTGCCAGCCAAAGGACCAACACCAAAAAAACACCCATTACGTCCCTTCCCTCCAGTGACTAAGCTCCAGATATACATATCCACGCGTGGATCAAGCGGATTAGAACCAACAGGTGTATATTGAGGATTTTCAACTAGAAATTGTGTGAGCAATCTTTGATACTCCTCCTACACatacaacaaataaaataattagatACAGTTGTGACATGAAAAGAATCCCACATATATTGTTGCCACATGAAATTCATGCCACAAACATTATTACCACGTGAAATTCACGCCACAAAATTGATAGaattttaacaaaaaaaaataaaatagaaacaACTTACTATAGTTCTTCTCGACCGATCATCAACCAAATCCCCCGATTTTTTTGTACGGGTCTTCACAAACAACTCATTAAGTCGGGGGGGTCTTCCTTGTGCCTGTGTCTgattaatataaataaatttaattaaacacataataaatcaaaatataattttaaacCGTAGTTATAATTTTTACCATTCGTTTTGCATGTTCTCCAATGCTTATACTTCCTGTAGCATTAAGGCAACCCCCCCTTTCGGATGCTCTCATGTCTTTTGCTTTTTGAGATTTAGCTTTAAAATTATCGGTAGCCCAATAGGCAAGAAGTTCGTCAAATACTTCCTTGCCTATCCAGTTGGGACGAATATTTCGTTCTTTCCAATCAAGTCTGACACGCCTAAGCATGTCAGAAAGTCGGACAGATGTTCTTCCCCGATAATTTTTTCTAATCATATATTCATCCATTACATTCCACGTACACTTTTCCTACAATGTTGTATGACATTCAAAAAAATTGTTAGATAAGTGTTAGATAATATATTACAATAAAATAActaattaaaataacaacaataaaattTATTTTACCTTAAATTTATCAAACCATTCATCTTTCTCATCCTTGGAAAGTTCTTTGAATGACTTCCAAGCTTTTTTATACATTTGTTGAATCACATGTTTTACACACTGTGCAGCTGGCCTACTCGGAGAGAAACTAAACAACAATTTGAATAAGTGTTAATTATAAACATGGAAACATGGAAACATGtatactaaataaaatttataaattagATACTTACGATTTTCCACATGGCTCAATAAAATATCTGCCATCAATCATCTCATACTCTGTGGGATTTGCAGTTGGTTGCTCTAAAACATGGTCATCCTGCTGCTCCTGGTCATCCTGCTCCTCCTGCTCCTCAGGCACGGGTATATCTGTGGCACGTGGTGGGTGTGGGGTGCGAGATCCCCCATGATGCGTGCAAGATGCACAGGTAGATGTTCCATAGAGTCAAAAAAACCAGGCGGAAACACTTGTTCCAACTTACAGAGAATAACTGGAATATTTTTGTCCAACTTAACGATGTCATCCACTCTTAATTTTGATGCACAGATATCTCTAAAAAATTGACTAATTTCCGTGAGTGGATTAAGCACATGTTTAGGTAGTGAAGAGAACGCAATTGGAAGCAATCGTTCCATGAAAACATGGCAATCATGGCTTTTCATTCCATGCAACTTTCCGGTGCTAGAGTCAGCACACCTTGCTAAATTTGACGCATAACCATCAGGCATTCTCAATTCGTTTAACCATCGACAAATCGCTTTAGCTTCTTCGGAAGTTAGACTGTAATTAGCCTTGGGTTTTAGTAACTTCCCATTCGGTTTAACCTTCAACTCCAACTCCTTTCGATTACACAAAATCTCCATGTCCTTTCTAGCCTTCTCATTATCCTTTGTTTTACCTTGAACATCCATCACTGCCATTCGGTTTAACCTTGCAAGATATATCATAAGTCCATTCTCCAATCCATAACCTCTTCAAATCATCAATTAAAGGTTGTAAATACACATCTATTCCAGCTTTTGGACTCTTTGGACCTGGAATGAGGCAAGTCAAAAACATGTATGGTTTTGTCATGCACATCTCAGGAGGGAGGTTGTAAGGGGTAACAATAACTGGCCAACAAGAATATCCACTTCCAGACGCTTGGACATATGGAGTAAAACCATCAGAGCATAGTCCAAGTCTGACATTTCTAGGTTCTGCTGCAAAATCAGGATGTATCATATCGAAGTGCTTCCATGCCGCACCATCAGATGGATGTCGCATTGTGCCCGAACTTGTTTGGTTTGTATGATGCCATGTCATTTGACTTGCACTATGCATTGAAGCAAACATTCTTTTTAACCTTGGTATGATCGGCAGATAAAACATGGACTTCACTGCCACATGTTTTTGCTTACGGTTAATGGCTTTACTGCGAACTTTGTATCTCGGACTCTTACAAAACTTACATTCCTCCAACGATCCATCATTAGTACCAAACTCATTATCGTAAAACAACATGCAACCATTAGTGCAACAGTCAATCTTTCTTACCTCTAAACCCAATTTCGACACCAACCTCTTTGCATCATAAAAACTTGTGGGAAGGTTGTCTTTCGTAGGAGTTGCGTCCAACATCATTTTTGCAAAGAATTCCAAACACTGGTCAGGAACATTCCAATTGGACTTGGCGGCCAATAATCTCACACACATCGATAATTTTGAGTCTGACGACCCTTCAAACAACGGCGTATTCATTTCTTGCAACAATTGATAAAATTTTTGAGCTTCCTCATTCGGCAACTCTTCCTGATCGAAGTCTTGAGGTTCATCATAGGTCACGTTAACCCCAAAAGCATCGCCAACCATGTCACTGATCAAACTAAATTCTTCCCGGTGTTCCATATGTGATCGACTGCTAGAAGCATGTGTAGTCGTAGTCCTTTGTACATTACTCGGCAACTGTTCTCCATTATATGTCCAAACCCAGTAATTTTTAATGAAACCCCTTCTCTTCAAATGACGTTCTACTTCCTCCGGGTCACTAATTATAGGTCTACATTCACATTTTAGACAAGGACATCTTACTCCTCCTTCGCTTAGACAACATTCTTGAGCGAAAGCCCATGTGATAAACCCTTTAACTCCTTCCTCAAAGTTCGGTTTAAGTCCACGTCTTCCTGGATACGTTCTATCGTACATCCAACTACGATAGTAATGAAAATATTCCATACTGCACATTTACAAAATCGTTACTATTTTAATTTCAAAAGTGATATTCCTCTATCGTCCAATTTAAAAATCGTTCTATCGTACATCCAACTAATTATTACGtacaatttaaaaaaattatattatactattaataaatatataatataacTATTACATACTTTATTGTTTAAACTAAACATATATTTATAAAACATATACCCTAATATgtgttatttaaaaaaaaaacattttagACATATACCCTAATATATATGAAattaatgttttgtttttttatacATTATTTTAAACATAATATTAATAATACAACTTCTATTTATTTAGTTATCTAAATAATATATATACACACTTATCAATTTTTACTCAAAACACTAATCTATTATATTTTTTAAACTAACCATATTATCTAAATAATAATACAACTTCTATTTTTAGACATGATTCATATTACTTTTTCTAATAAACAAAatatttcgtttttttttataaatattattctgttttaatattttgtttaaaaaaaattatatattatatttctAAAAAATATAATGTGCACATATATAAAGGCATTAAATAGTTTCTAAACAAAGTAATATCAAAGTTTTAATATTTCCAAGCTTGACAtgattttcttttgaaatttataatttctctagaaataattaaaaatgattttataaaTAGGGTATTAATAGAGAGGATAGTATTGGTATTAATAGTATATTATATAAAATCTATTTCTAAACTATAAAAATTTAATACATAAAATATTCTGTTTTTTTTGTATAATACATTAAATATATAATACATTAAATATTCTGTTTTTTTAAAActattatatattatatttctAAACAAATTCTAAACAAATTCTGTTTTAATAATACATTAGGGTATATGTTTTATAAACAAATTCTAAACAAATTCTAAATATATAATACATTAAATTTCTAAACAAATTCTATTTTAATACATAATGTGCACAAAAACAAAATCCAGTCCAAACAAATTCGATTTTAATACATAATAAGTACAACACATAATCCAGTCCAAACTCAATACATTTAACTAATctgaaaataattaaaaaaaaaattaaatttcaCAATTTTGAATATACCTTGATGAAGACTTTGAATCTGTTTGCTCCAAATTCTTGAATGAATAATTCACTCTTAGCtatttcttaaaaaaaaaatacaataattaaaataaaattcatatatattaaaCAGAAATGGGTTTAAGTTGAAATAATAAAAGTATTTACCTTTAAGGAGAGAAATGGATTTGAAGCTTGAAGCTTGAAGGAGAGAAATGGGTTGAAGGGGAAAATGGGTTTAGGGAGAGAAATGGGTCTGCAGAAGGTGGAAGGGAAGAGGaaacgaagaagaagaagaatgaaacgGTGAAGGGAAGAGGGAGAGAAGAGGGAAGGTAAAGGAAATGTTCCCACGTGGTAAACACGTCGCTATTTGCGACGTGATTTACACGCCACAAACCATTCAACGGTCACATGTACCCACGTGATCAGCACGTCGCTATTTGCGACGTGATTTACACGCCACAAAGCCTTCAACGGTCATCTGTACCCACATGTACCCACGTGATCAGCACGTCACTAGTTGCGACGTGAATTACATTTCACAAAACATTATTtgaattttaaatttaaaatagcGACGTGATCTGCATGTCACTACcaaattttaattattttcatttcCCCCCAACCTGAAAAGTTGTCAttccatttttttattatatttttcttTTAGCCACGTGAAATTCACGTCGTAATTGGCATTTTTTGCCACGTGCATTTCACGTCACTAAATCACGTGGCTGCACAAAGTTATTCTTGTAGTGATTcttattttttaatataaaaataattgttatttttttgtcatttaattattattttgtaCACAGTTTTAGACACATTAATAAGATTAATTTAGTAAAAATGCAATATTTTAAGATAATATTATTGTATTTCTTAATCTACGCCTAAAAATGTTAAACTTCATGCATTTTAAAACAGAAAGAGTAAATGTTAGCTAGTTATAATTAACTTGAGTCATTTCAATTAGATTCTCTTTAATTCACCCATCATTTCATTTTAAGTCTCTTTTGTTAAAAATAATTGTTGCTTTTTAATTATCAGTTACAAAATTCAAGATAGTATTAATTGTATTTTGTCAAAATTATTTATAGATAATtattatataaaataaaataaaataaaataaatgtaaTAAATAGTTAAATGATATTATAGATAAAAACATAATTGTTGTTAAATAAACAACCATAATGATTATGATTAATTGATAGATGTAAAAAACCAAAAAAATGACGCTTAAAAAAAAAACAGATAGAGTAATATTTATACCTTTAACAAACTCTCTTTTCATACAACAATTATAAGTTTGTTAATTGTCCCTACCTATTGAATTAGATGATGAGAGCCTATACTATATAGGCCACACTTTATTTAGGAGTGGTTTTAACTTTTTAAGCATAATAACATGGATGAGAACTTTAAAATTGTACGGAAACATTAAGCAAGTAGGGAAATGGATTTTCTATCACCAAAAAGTGAATATAATGAATTACAGTACTATTTTTCT from Lathyrus oleraceus cultivar Zhongwan6 chromosome 7, CAAS_Psat_ZW6_1.0, whole genome shotgun sequence encodes the following:
- the LOC127103442 gene encoding uncharacterized protein LOC127103442, encoding MEYFHYYRSWMYDRTYPGRRGLKPNFEEGVKGFITWAFAQECCLSEGGVRCPCLKCECRPIISDPEEVERHLKRRGFIKNYWVWTYNGEQLPSNVQRTTTTHASSSRSHMEHREEFSLISDMVGDAFGVNVTYDEPQDFDQEELPNEEAQKFYQLLQEMNTPLFEGSSDSKLSMCVRLLAAKSNWNVPDQCLEFFAKMMLDATPTKDNLPTSFYDAKRLVSKLGLEVRKIDCCTNGCMLFYDNEFGTNDGSLEECKFCKSPRYKVRSKAINRKQKHVAVKSMFYLPIIPRLKRMFASMHSASQMTWHHTNQTSSGTMRHPSDGAAWKHFDMIHPDFAAEPRNVRLGLCSDGFTPYVQASGSGYSCWPVIVTPYNLPPEMCMTKPYMFLTCLIPGPKSPKAGIDVYLQPLIDDLKRLWIGEWTYDISCKVKPNGSDGCSR